One part of the Brachyspira sp. SAP_772 genome encodes these proteins:
- a CDS encoding class IV adenylate cyclase: protein MVNNEIEIKAYVRDFENTLSFLYKNARFKKKYFKKDIYYAKSDDILNDDIKLKNCIRLRVEHGGYTFCSKDRKIVDGVEVNDEIEIKVSKKKARFIINFLSSLQGYREYVRKEKKGYAFVYKNSLVEVSKIKGLGDFIEIEFLNSADSVENQVYQLKAILKEIGIDEKDIETKAYIDMLKKS, encoded by the coding sequence ATGGTAAATAATGAAATAGAAATAAAAGCATATGTTAGAGATTTTGAAAATACTTTAAGTTTTCTTTATAAGAATGCTAGATTTAAAAAGAAGTATTTTAAAAAAGATATTTATTATGCCAAGAGTGATGATATTTTAAATGATGATATAAAATTAAAAAACTGTATTAGGCTTAGGGTAGAACATGGAGGTTATACCTTTTGCTCTAAAGATAGAAAAATAGTAGACGGTGTTGAAGTTAATGATGAGATAGAAATAAAAGTAAGCAAGAAAAAGGCAAGATTCATAATTAATTTTTTATCATCACTTCAAGGCTATAGAGAGTATGTGAGAAAAGAGAAGAAGGGTTATGCTTTTGTATATAAAAACTCATTAGTGGAAGTGTCGAAGATAAAAGGTTTAGGTGATTTTATAGAGATAGAGTTTTTAAATAGTGCAGATAGCGTAGAAAATCAGGTTTATCAGTTAAAAGCTATATTAAAAGAAATAGGTATAGATGAAAAAGATATAGAAACAAAAGCATATATTGATATGCTTAAAAAAAGCTAA
- a CDS encoding M15 family metallopeptidase, with translation MAGFEYLLIIVAILFLLILLTFLIKKITRHISILFAVIIIMVLSVASLVGIYFNYTTNISANMETFSMEKQRAEEKKRLISSVSMKDGVLEILSLHLAYSNRISKPIIRNGEIGFYLDEIWFNWADGKLLTDADISNADNYISFGFYPYPVDGLPVIQEATPERTLELQEYYKRRVNNKKIINNTFLNTLYDAYSPKTMMTHIKTVSILGYRTSIHDYIVEPLSNASVEIKSMAQTNAQVKNYLASLKTVSGYVWKIISKSASRSYHSYGVAIDTLPKRNNGKQIYWAWTRVNNKEWYAVPFNDRWNPPKEVIKILEKYGFIWGGKWHNYDTVHFEYRPELIIYNRIKEDEEELYRLIKEYGLY, from the coding sequence ATGGCAGGTTTTGAATATCTTTTAATTATAGTAGCTATTCTTTTTCTATTAATTTTATTAACTTTTCTTATTAAAAAAATTACTAGACATATTTCTATATTATTTGCTGTTATTATTATAATGGTGCTTTCTGTTGCTTCACTTGTAGGAATATATTTTAATTATACAACTAATATATCTGCAAACATGGAAACTTTTTCTATGGAAAAGCAAAGGGCTGAAGAGAAAAAGAGACTCATTAGCAGCGTGAGCATGAAAGATGGTGTATTAGAGATTTTATCTTTACACTTGGCTTATTCAAATAGAATATCTAAACCTATAATAAGAAACGGTGAAATAGGTTTTTATTTGGATGAAATTTGGTTTAATTGGGCTGACGGTAAGCTTTTAACAGATGCAGATATATCTAATGCTGATAATTATATAAGTTTCGGTTTTTATCCATATCCTGTTGATGGGCTTCCTGTTATACAAGAGGCTACACCTGAGAGAACTTTGGAGCTTCAAGAATATTATAAAAGAAGAGTTAATAATAAAAAAATCATTAATAACACTTTTTTAAATACGCTTTATGATGCTTATTCCCCTAAGACTATGATGACACATATAAAAACTGTGAGTATATTAGGTTATAGAACTAGCATACACGATTATATAGTAGAGCCTCTTTCTAATGCCAGTGTAGAAATTAAATCTATGGCACAAACTAATGCTCAAGTAAAAAATTATTTAGCATCATTAAAAACAGTTAGTGGCTATGTATGGAAAATAATATCAAAAAGTGCAAGCAGAAGCTATCATAGTTATGGAGTTGCCATTGACACGCTTCCTAAAAGAAATAATGGCAAGCAAATATATTGGGCTTGGACTAGGGTTAATAATAAAGAGTGGTATGCTGTTCCTTTTAATGATAGATGGAATCCGCCTAAAGAGGTTATAAAAATTCTTGAGAAGTATGGATTTATTTGGGGCGGTAAGTGGCATAATTATGACACTGTGCATTTTGAATATAGACCAGAGCTTATAATATACAACAGAATAAAAGAAGATGAAGAAGAGCTTTATAGGCTTATAAAAGAATACGGTTTATATTAA
- a CDS encoding VWA domain-containing protein: MTKLDDNINNILNRWRLILGDFADNNIELQESLSDLNESLNFLYDREYSKEDGYYNDNDHTKLKGDKSKSNLTVPMWVSKIRKLFPKETVQIMQTHALNKYNLTEMITDENILKEMEPNMDLLKNILTFRDMMGSNVKKLAYSIVRDIVEKLKRKMEQDIKKVFYGKKLPNSYTMHRKIFKNLDIKKTIRHNLKNYNTQNNTIFVDKLYFNNNIKNYNPWHIIILIDESGSMLDSVIYSSIMASIFANLPYLSVKLIIFDTSIVDLTDYIKDPVDTLLKVQLGGGTDIVKALEYAKKITAFPEKTIYVLISDLEDSNDYKYMHNSVKGIIESRSKIFILTALDYDCNESYNKNAAQKLSKLGAKVAAITPNKLAEYINDIIS, translated from the coding sequence ATGACAAAATTAGATGATAATATAAATAACATTTTAAATAGATGGCGTCTTATACTCGGAGATTTCGCTGATAATAATATTGAATTGCAAGAAAGTTTATCAGACCTTAATGAGTCTTTAAATTTTTTGTATGACAGAGAATACTCAAAAGAAGATGGATATTATAATGATAATGACCATACAAAATTAAAAGGCGATAAGAGTAAAAGCAATTTAACTGTTCCAATGTGGGTTTCTAAGATAAGAAAACTCTTTCCAAAAGAAACTGTTCAGATAATGCAGACTCATGCTCTAAATAAATATAATCTAACTGAGATGATTACAGATGAGAATATTTTAAAGGAAATGGAGCCTAATATGGACCTTCTTAAAAATATTCTAACATTTAGAGATATGATGGGTTCTAATGTAAAAAAACTTGCTTACAGCATAGTAAGAGATATTGTAGAAAAGCTAAAAAGAAAAATGGAGCAAGATATTAAAAAAGTATTTTATGGAAAGAAGCTTCCTAATTCTTATACAATGCATAGAAAAATATTTAAAAATCTTGATATAAAAAAAACAATTAGGCATAATTTAAAAAACTATAATACTCAAAATAATACAATATTTGTAGATAAACTTTATTTTAATAATAATATAAAAAATTATAATCCTTGGCATATTATAATACTTATAGATGAAAGTGGTTCTATGCTTGATAGTGTTATATATTCATCTATAATGGCGTCAATATTTGCTAATTTGCCATATTTATCTGTAAAGCTTATTATATTTGACACTTCCATAGTTGATCTTACTGATTACATTAAAGACCCAGTGGATACTCTTTTAAAGGTTCAATTAGGAGGGGGTACTGATATTGTTAAAGCTTTGGAATATGCTAAAAAAATTACTGCATTTCCAGAAAAGACTATATATGTACTTATAAGCGATTTGGAAGATAGCAATGATTATAAATATATGCACAATAGTGTAAAAGGTATTATTGAGTCAAGAAGTAAGATTTTTATATTAACAGCATTAGATTATGACTGTAATGAATCTTATAATAAAAATGCTGCTCAAAAACTCTCTAAGCTTGGTGCTAAGGTAGCTGCAATCACACCAAATAAATTAGCAGAGTATATAAATGATATTATATCATAA
- the rseP gene encoding RIP metalloprotease RseP, which yields MSWIGAIILLSVLVFVHEMGHLLAGLAVGIKAEAFSIGFGPIIFRRTIKGIDFRLSIIPFGGYCKFKGEMSEDGKVEDDDFISMSPLKRIIVYFAGPFFNYLFAFLLLVILVSIPSTVDLYSPTISVFKDARYMHSKSGSTLAYEYGMRSGDTITAVNGTKVNYDNDVLKLINEEAIQKNADNINFTLNRKSAENGNIETVNISIPSVEILKALSGERALGFYFGGDLIIKNVVRDSAAEEAGLQAGDKILAVNNISADNIADFRPLIMDNALNKITITVLRDGKEVTREAIPRQVESKNGTYGSLGIEFMSTPVKVEKIEGTPFPKSIPEAFKETGKYIVSYVNGLKLLFTGKLSVRENLGGPVRIIQLSSQVISVSVDRIRTILSFTATISLILFLMNLLPLPVVDGGMIVFSFIELIMRRPINRSVLTKIQAFGAAFLITLAIFITINDITQIFK from the coding sequence TTGAGTTGGATAGGTGCTATTATATTATTAAGTGTACTTGTATTTGTTCATGAAATGGGGCATTTACTTGCTGGTTTAGCTGTTGGAATAAAGGCAGAAGCTTTTTCAATAGGCTTTGGACCTATAATATTTAGAAGAACTATAAAAGGAATAGATTTTAGATTGTCAATCATACCGTTTGGAGGATACTGTAAGTTTAAGGGAGAGATGTCAGAAGACGGAAAAGTAGAAGACGATGATTTTATAAGCATGTCGCCTTTAAAAAGAATTATAGTATATTTTGCAGGACCATTTTTTAATTATTTATTTGCTTTTTTACTTCTTGTTATATTAGTATCAATACCTTCTACAGTAGATTTATATTCACCAACAATAAGCGTATTTAAAGATGCTAGATATATGCATTCAAAATCTGGAAGCACATTAGCATATGAATACGGCATGAGAAGCGGAGATACTATTACAGCTGTAAATGGCACTAAAGTTAATTATGACAATGATGTATTAAAGCTTATAAATGAAGAAGCAATACAAAAAAATGCAGATAATATTAACTTTACATTAAATAGAAAATCTGCAGAAAATGGAAACATTGAAACAGTAAATATATCTATACCTTCAGTAGAAATATTAAAAGCATTAAGCGGAGAGAGAGCATTAGGTTTTTATTTTGGCGGTGATTTGATTATAAAAAATGTAGTTAGAGATTCTGCTGCTGAAGAGGCTGGACTTCAGGCTGGAGATAAGATATTAGCTGTAAACAATATAAGTGCTGATAACATAGCAGATTTCAGACCTCTTATAATGGATAATGCTTTAAATAAAATTACCATCACTGTTTTAAGAGATGGTAAGGAAGTAACAAGAGAGGCTATACCAAGACAAGTAGAATCAAAAAACGGTACTTATGGAAGTTTAGGTATAGAGTTTATGAGTACACCTGTAAAAGTTGAAAAAATAGAAGGCACACCTTTTCCAAAATCTATACCTGAAGCTTTTAAAGAAACTGGTAAATACATTGTTTCTTATGTAAATGGATTAAAACTTTTATTTACTGGCAAGCTTTCAGTAAGAGAGAATTTGGGAGGACCTGTGAGAATAATACAGCTTTCTTCTCAGGTAATATCTGTTAGTGTTGATAGAATTAGAACTATATTATCTTTTACTGCTACTATAAGTTTAATACTATTTTTAATGAATCTTTTGCCGCTTCCTGTTGTAGACGGAGGTATGATAGTATTTTCTTTTATAGAGCTTATAATGAGAAGACCAATTAATAGAAGTGTGCTTACAAAAATACAAGCCTTTGGGGCAGCATTCTTAATAACGCTTGCTATATTTATAACAATAAATGACATCACTCAAATATTTAAATAA
- a CDS encoding L-threonylcarbamoyladenylate synthase, with the protein MVIKLDKNNPDSIEYAVEEVAKVINKGGVVISPTDTVYGMLADAFNVDAINRIYSIKEREREKPLLILLKDSKFINLLCQENIPDIVKAKIPGELTFIMPLKEIIKKDFLYLKDTVALRIPKDNYMEKLLQLTPPLVAPSANPTGYGVIYDGNKLVELYEDKVDLIVNCGTIEKKLPSTLYDCINNKVLRQGSVYL; encoded by the coding sequence ATGGTAATTAAACTTGATAAAAATAATCCTGATAGTATAGAATATGCTGTAGAAGAGGTTGCTAAAGTTATAAATAAAGGAGGAGTTGTAATATCTCCAACCGATACCGTTTATGGAATGTTGGCTGATGCTTTTAATGTTGATGCTATTAATAGAATATATTCAATAAAAGAGAGAGAAAGAGAAAAACCTCTGCTTATACTCTTAAAAGATTCTAAGTTTATTAATCTACTTTGTCAAGAAAATATACCTGATATAGTAAAAGCAAAAATACCGGGTGAACTTACTTTTATTATGCCTCTAAAAGAAATTATCAAAAAAGATTTTCTATATCTAAAAGATACTGTAGCTCTTAGAATACCTAAAGATAATTATATGGAAAAACTTTTACAACTAACCCCTCCTCTAGTAGCTCCTTCTGCTAATCCTACAGGTTATGGTGTTATATATGACGGCAATAAGCTTGTAGAACTTTATGAGGATAAAGTTGATCTTATTGTTAATTGCGGAACTATTGAAAAAAAACTTCCTTCTACTTTATATGATTGTATTAATAATAAAGTGCTTCGTCAGGGAAGTGTTTATCTATAA
- a CDS encoding diguanylate cyclase domain-containing protein yields the protein MNENILVIEHRAELLEKIVDILKERHYNPISTKSRSQAISISNETSLDLIIIDADIGDSQGLQLLDTFKSQENTKGIPVVLLSTPYKKIEFIEEAIALDIDGLLFTPFDEMEFIVNVHNAMKEKKMYIEHQKTLKQIDSLQNALNNMTETSNKNYQSYKESQKKYEDILNIDLETGFYNKKEFLVQFKRLLAETVRHEETIILASFSIDGIDDIIEEFGIMAGEEIILQFSKVLINATREEDIICRYDTNLFMVAFKRMDIRLYEEKIEQIKELVNKNEIMYNEIVIKYTVSAGIAYTAYKANYHYDNLDKEIAPSLLALHNAKRRGFAKVYIHPTVIRR from the coding sequence ATGAATGAAAATATTTTAGTCATAGAACATAGAGCAGAACTATTAGAAAAAATAGTTGATATTTTAAAAGAAAGACATTATAACCCAATATCAACTAAATCACGTTCACAAGCTATTAGTATATCTAACGAAACATCACTTGACTTAATCATTATTGATGCAGATATAGGTGACTCTCAAGGGCTTCAGCTTTTGGATACTTTTAAAAGCCAAGAAAATACCAAAGGAATACCTGTAGTATTATTAAGTACGCCATATAAAAAAATAGAGTTTATAGAAGAAGCTATAGCTTTAGATATTGATGGGCTTTTATTTACTCCTTTTGATGAAATGGAGTTTATAGTTAATGTACATAATGCAATGAAAGAAAAGAAAATGTATATAGAACATCAAAAAACTCTAAAACAAATAGATTCTTTACAAAATGCTCTTAATAATATGACTGAAACTTCAAACAAAAATTATCAGTCTTATAAAGAATCGCAAAAGAAATATGAAGATATATTAAATATTGATTTGGAAACAGGTTTCTATAATAAAAAAGAATTCTTAGTTCAATTTAAAAGATTATTAGCAGAAACAGTAAGACATGAAGAGACTATAATATTAGCTTCTTTTTCAATAGATGGCATAGACGACATTATAGAAGAATTTGGTATAATGGCTGGAGAAGAGATAATACTACAATTTTCTAAAGTATTAATCAATGCAACTAGAGAAGAAGACATTATATGTAGATATGACACCAATTTATTTATGGTTGCATTCAAGAGAATGGATATAAGACTCTATGAAGAGAAAATAGAACAAATAAAAGAATTGGTAAATAAAAATGAAATAATGTATAATGAAATAGTTATAAAATATACTGTATCTGCTGGAATAGCATATACTGCATACAAGGCTAACTATCATTATGATAATCTTGATAAAGAAATAGCCCCTTCACTTCTTGCTTTACACAATGCTAAAAGAAGAGGTTTTGCTAAAGTATATATTCACCCTACAGTTATTAGAAGGTAA
- a CDS encoding NAD(P)-dependent oxidoreductase, which translates to MKYIIALTGATGNMGLETLRQLMEIEDIELVKVLVRKESKKAGEKFKKEYGKRVEIVTGYLHKKEDCEKLIKDSHYMLNLAAVIPPNSDKYPKLAHLTNFVGVKNIVDILEEMPKDKRPKLVHISTVALYGNRNEKHPWGRVGDPLLISPYDAYSFSKLKGERYVLDSSLENRAIIRQTAMLHNRMLTDNMSDGLMFHTCYNAPLEWATARDSGLLMKRIIEEDIKGSLDDYFWKGCFNLGSKAENRLIGYDTFNDGFKLIGGSTKKYMKPNWNATRNFHGLWYYDGYKLEELFSYQKESVADYWNEIGRTHWYYALGKIVPPSLISFFAIQRLLPHPNSPTYWRRNNEDCKIIAYFGSLENFDNLPKKWKDFNLLLENKDSEGNYIDYKSLLDIKNAKLLNHGYDESKKDSEIDLEDLKKAAEFRGGKLLSTSMTKGDLHTKLKWSCAEGHEFEASPFTIIKAGHWCEECMPDYTWNFDILSKKNPYFAQVWYDSHEKDEDIIYYFDENFKAHYKKV; encoded by the coding sequence ATGAAATATATAATTGCTTTAACAGGTGCAACAGGAAATATGGGACTTGAAACATTAAGACAATTAATGGAAATAGAAGATATTGAACTTGTCAAAGTGCTTGTAAGAAAGGAAAGTAAAAAAGCAGGTGAAAAATTTAAAAAAGAGTATGGCAAAAGAGTAGAAATAGTTACAGGTTATCTACACAAAAAAGAAGACTGCGAGAAATTAATAAAAGACAGCCATTATATGCTTAATCTTGCAGCAGTTATTCCTCCCAATTCTGATAAATACCCTAAACTAGCACATTTAACTAATTTTGTAGGGGTTAAAAATATTGTTGATATACTAGAAGAAATGCCTAAAGATAAACGACCTAAACTAGTACATATATCAACAGTAGCTCTTTATGGCAATAGAAACGAAAAACACCCTTGGGGAAGAGTTGGAGACCCATTGCTTATAAGCCCTTATGATGCCTATTCTTTCTCTAAACTAAAAGGCGAAAGATATGTTCTTGATTCATCATTAGAAAACAGAGCCATAATAAGACAAACAGCTATGCTTCATAATAGAATGCTTACAGATAACATGAGCGACGGACTAATGTTCCACACTTGCTATAATGCACCGCTTGAATGGGCAACTGCAAGAGACAGCGGACTTTTAATGAAAAGAATAATTGAAGAAGATATTAAAGGCAGCTTAGATGATTATTTTTGGAAGGGCTGTTTTAATTTGGGAAGCAAGGCAGAAAACAGACTCATTGGTTATGATACATTTAATGACGGATTTAAGCTAATCGGAGGCTCTACAAAAAAATATATGAAGCCTAATTGGAATGCAACAAGAAATTTCCACGGTCTTTGGTATTACGATGGATATAAACTTGAAGAATTATTCTCATATCAAAAAGAATCAGTTGCTGACTATTGGAATGAAATAGGGAGAACTCATTGGTATTATGCATTAGGTAAAATAGTACCTCCTTCTTTAATATCATTCTTTGCTATACAGAGACTTTTGCCGCACCCTAATTCTCCAACATATTGGCGTAGAAATAATGAAGACTGTAAAATAATTGCATATTTTGGAAGTTTAGAAAACTTTGATAATTTGCCTAAGAAATGGAAAGATTTTAATTTACTTCTTGAAAATAAAGACTCTGAAGGAAATTATATAGATTATAAGTCTTTGCTTGATATAAAAAATGCTAAGCTTCTTAATCATGGTTATGATGAGAGCAAAAAAGATAGTGAAATAGATTTAGAGGATTTAAAAAAAGCTGCAGAGTTTAGAGGCGGTAAACTTTTAAGCACTAGCATGACTAAAGGAGATTTACACACAAAATTAAAATGGTCTTGTGCAGAAGGGCATGAATTTGAAGCTTCACCCTTTACTATAATAAAGGCTGGACATTGGTGCGAAGAATGCATGCCGGACTACACTTGGAACTTTGATATATTATCTAAGAAAAATCCTTACTTTGCTCAGGTTTGGTATGATTCACATGAAAAAGACGAAGATATAATTTATTATTTTGATGAGAATTTTAAAGCTCATTATAAAAAAGTTTAA
- a CDS encoding BspA family leucine-rich repeat surface protein, whose protein sequence is MHKYKPQTKEELQKLVEDESIYLGDIDTSLITDMSNLFHESLRKDFSGIGNWNVNNVTSMRGMFYNCYSFNEDISKWNVSNVKNMELLFYNCINFNQPLDKWKTSNLENSSCMFRYAEKFNQNVNHFNMSKVKNAIYMFEGCKEFNQPLDKWDTSNIEYMNGIFKGCTNFNQNLNNWNTSSLAIVIEMFENCINFNQPLNKWNMSKVRHLTAMFKDCHNFNQPLNDWDISKVENMSNMFEGCKSFNQDLDKWDTSNVKSMNSMFWKAKSFNRPLDKWNVSNVNAMVAMFYNSSFKEYASLDTWELNDKVIIDNIFDDVVINNLSLKWILYLYAFDNDNKIIIKKIEENIKEIHKIASEIKNKKVQSAKRKLENIYYDDLKEAVNYEIFDTIEKYEESIKLSKKDEKKISYIKNCNVLIKDKSREVDEKIIKYIYLKYLELKRDIYNFIEIDSIINLLDRESFLTFAKNIYKGTHKETSAIVYSLYGGDEALREIYKKEKDSNFFLIILSSVKTTEYSIELLYDIYSKTKKSELKEEAFYLINNKISKEIGLDIDDLELKFSSNFGLDSRGEKIINDDYKLILNNDYSVKLFDIKNNKELKTTPKNLEGSIKEEIKHIKKEIPDIIKKLYLKLTKSLMYEKKYNYSFFKEVFINNPIMNKFSSSLIWNLYDKDNLFLTTFRYAGDGSYSNCEDEEVKIDNDSFISLASPIEMDDETINKWKHQLEDYELSQPINQLTIIKLDKNNLENEINKLQNIEISYGSFKAFGARYLMSPNYLDFGVVESYNLKNGDSFEIKINANNKIDYKDKVKINIKFYNENNEKVSERFIYTLLILMICDFRLTDIFA, encoded by the coding sequence ATGCATAAATACAAGCCTCAAACTAAAGAAGAATTACAAAAATTAGTAGAAGATGAAAGTATTTATTTAGGCGATATTGATACAAGTTTAATCACAGATATGAGCAATCTTTTTCATGAAAGTTTAAGGAAAGATTTTTCAGGTATAGGAAATTGGAATGTTAATAACGTTACCAGTATGAGAGGAATGTTTTATAATTGTTATAGTTTTAATGAAGATATAAGTAAATGGAATGTTTCTAATGTTAAGAATATGGAACTTTTATTTTATAACTGCATAAATTTTAATCAGCCTTTGGATAAATGGAAAACTTCTAATTTAGAAAATTCATCATGTATGTTTAGATATGCTGAAAAATTTAACCAGAATGTAAATCATTTTAATATGTCGAAAGTAAAAAATGCAATTTATATGTTTGAGGGCTGTAAGGAATTTAATCAGCCTTTGGATAAATGGGATACTTCTAATATTGAATATATGAATGGAATATTTAAGGGTTGTACTAATTTTAATCAAAATTTAAATAATTGGAATACATCTAGTTTGGCAATAGTAATAGAAATGTTTGAAAATTGTATCAATTTTAATCAGCCTTTAAATAAATGGAATATGTCAAAGGTAAGACATTTAACAGCTATGTTTAAAGATTGTCATAACTTTAATCAGCCTTTAAATGATTGGGATATATCAAAGGTTGAAAATATGAGTAATATGTTTGAAGGCTGCAAAAGTTTCAATCAGGATTTAGATAAATGGGATACTTCAAATGTAAAAAGTATGAATTCTATGTTTTGGAAAGCTAAAAGTTTTAATAGGCCTTTAGATAAATGGAATGTAAGCAACGTTAATGCTATGGTTGCTATGTTTTATAATAGCAGTTTCAAAGAATATGCTTCTCTTGATACTTGGGAGCTTAATGATAAAGTTATAATTGATAATATTTTTGATGATGTGGTTATTAATAATTTAAGTTTGAAATGGATTTTATATTTATATGCTTTTGATAATGATAATAAAATTATAATAAAAAAAATAGAAGAAAATATAAAAGAGATTCATAAAATAGCTTCAGAAATAAAAAATAAAAAAGTTCAATCAGCTAAAAGAAAATTAGAAAATATTTATTATGATGATTTGAAAGAAGCTGTTAATTATGAAATATTTGACACTATTGAAAAATATGAAGAAAGTATTAAGTTAAGCAAAAAAGATGAGAAGAAAATTTCTTATATAAAAAATTGTAATGTATTAATAAAAGATAAATCAAGAGAAGTTGATGAAAAAATTATAAAATATATATACTTAAAATATTTAGAATTAAAAAGAGATATTTATAATTTTATTGAAATAGACTCTATTATTAATTTACTTGATAGAGAAAGTTTTTTGACTTTTGCTAAAAATATTTATAAAGGAACACATAAAGAAACTTCTGCCATTGTTTATAGTTTGTATGGAGGCGATGAAGCTTTAAGAGAAATATACAAAAAAGAGAAAGACTCTAATTTCTTCTTAATAATATTGTCATCAGTAAAAACAACAGAATATAGTATTGAGTTATTATATGATATTTATTCAAAAACTAAAAAATCAGAATTGAAAGAAGAGGCTTTTTATTTAATAAATAATAAAATATCAAAAGAAATAGGACTTGATATTGATGATTTAGAATTGAAGTTTAGTTCAAATTTTGGACTCGATTCAAGAGGTGAAAAAATTATTAATGATGATTATAAATTGATTTTAAATAATGATTATTCTGTAAAGCTGTTTGATATAAAAAATAATAAAGAATTAAAAACTACTCCTAAAAATTTAGAAGGAAGTATAAAAGAAGAAATTAAGCATATAAAAAAAGAAATACCTGACATTATAAAGAAATTATATTTAAAGTTAACAAAATCATTAATGTATGAAAAGAAATATAATTATAGTTTTTTTAAAGAAGTATTTATTAACAACCCTATAATGAATAAATTTTCTTCTTCACTTATATGGAATTTATATGATAAAGATAATTTGTTTTTAACTACATTCAGATATGCAGGTGACGGAAGCTATTCAAATTGCGAAGATGAAGAAGTTAAAATTGATAATGACAGCTTTATAAGTTTAGCAAGTCCTATAGAAATGGACGATGAAACTATAAATAAATGGAAGCATCAATTAGAAGATTATGAACTTAGTCAGCCAATAAATCAATTAACTATAATAAAATTAGATAAAAATAATTTGGAAAATGAAATAAACAAATTACAAAACATTGAAATATCTTATGGCAGTTTTAAGGCTTTTGGTGCTAGGTATTTAATGAGTCCTAATTATTTAGATTTTGGTGTAGTTGAAAGTTATAATTTAAAAAATGGAGATTCTTTTGAAATAAAAATAAATGCCAATAATAAAATTGATTACAAAGACAAAGTAAAAATAAACATTAAATTTTATAACGAAAATAATGAAAAAGTATCAGAAAGATTTATTTATACATTACTTATTTTGATGATTTGTGATTTTAGGCTTACTGATATATTTGCTTAA